From Polynucleobacter sp. MWH-P3-07-1:
AAATCCGTAATCAAAAAGATTTTGGTGCTGGCCTGATGTACATGGTGGTCGGTATCTTTTTTGCCTATCTAGCCAGCCAGTATCAAATGGGGACACCTGCCAAAATGGGGCCAGGTTACTTTCCATTTTGGATCGGAATACTGCTCACTGCCATCGGCTTGCTTGTTTTAGTAAAGTCACTCAGCGCCAAGGCAGCCATTGAAAAGATTCCGGCTTTTAACTGGAAAATTATTGGACTCATTACTGGATCAGTCATTCTTTATGGCGTTCTGCTCCCCATCATGGGCTTTGCCTTCGCGATTCTGGTGCTGGTTTTTACTTCAGCCTACGCTAGTCATGAGTTCAACTGGAGGGGCACCTTGGTCAATGCGGTGGTCTTGGCCGCCTCGACCTATTTAGTTTTTGTCCTGGGACTCAAATTGCAGTTCCCATTACTTCCCTTCTTCTTTCAATAATTAACCGGGACATTCAAAATGGATTTATTTAGCAATCTAGCGCTCGGTTTCGATACCGCCTTCACCCTACAGAATCTTCTGTATTGCTTTATCGGCTGCATCCTGGGTACGCTCATTGGAGTATTGCCTGGCCTTGGTCCTATTGCCACCATTGCGATGCTCTTGCCAGCAACCTATGCACTTCCACCCACAGCTGCCCTGATTATGTTGGCCGGCATTTACTATGGCTCCCAATATGGCGGCTCGACTACAGCCATTCTGCTCAACATCCCGGGAGAGACGTCCTCGGTGGTCACTGCAATTGATGGCTACCAAATGGCTCGCAATGGTCGAGCGGGCGTGGCACTCTTTACAGCCGGCATGGGATCCTTCTTCGCCGGTTGCGTTGCTACTTTAGTTTTAGCTGCATTCGCTGCCCCTCTTTCTCAGCTCGCATTTAAGTTTGGTCCGGCAGAGTATTTTTCTTTGATGGTCCTTGGCCTGATCGGCGCCGTTGTGCTCGCCTCAGGATCCTTGATCAAGGCGATCGGCATGATTGTGCTTGGTCTGTTAATGGGTCTGGTTGGTACAGACGTCAACTCTGGCGTATCTCGTTATGCATTCGATATTCCAGAGCTGAGCGATGGTATTGGCTTTGTTGCAGTTGCGATGGGCGTATTTGGTTTTGCTGAAATCATGACCAACCTTGAAAAGAAAGGTGAGGATGAGGGCTTCTTGAACAAGATGACCACCATGATTCCAACCAAGCAAGACATTAAGCGCATGATTCCTGCCATCTTGCGCGGTACAACCATTGGTTCTATTTTAGGCATCCTGCCAGGAGGCGGCGCTGCTTTGGCTTCATTTGGCGCTTACTCGGTAGAGAAGAAAACTTCCAAGTACAGCCATGAATTCGGTAAGGGTGCTATTGAGGGTGTTGCTGGCCCAGAGTCAGCAAATAACGCTGCCGCACAAACCTCCTTCATTCCATTGCTCACTTTGGGTATTCCACCAAATGCTGTGATGGCGCTAATGGTTGGTGCGATGACAATTCATAACATCCAACCAGGACCCCAGGTGATGACGAGTAATCCAGCTCTCTTTTGGGGCTTGATTGCGTCTATGTGGATCGGCAATATGATGCTGATCATTTTGAACTTGCCACTGATTGGAATGTGGGTACAGCTTCTGAAGATCCCATATCGCTTTATGTATCCAGCAATCCTGGTCTTCTGCTGTATTGGCGTCTACACCGTTAACAACACCGTGTTTGATGTCTACATCACTGCTGTGTTTGGTCTGGTCGGTTACTTGTTTACCAAACTGGGTTGCGAGCCACCTCCATTGCTACTGGGTTTTATCTTGGGGCCCATGATGGAAGAAAACTTCCGCCGCGCCCTATTGTTATCGCGTGGAGATTTCTCGACCTTCTTTACCCGTCCACTCTCCTTGGGTCTGTTAATTGCTGCAGCCCTCTTGGTTGTGATTGTGGCACTGCCAGCGGTTAAGAAAACCCGTGAGGAAGCATTCGTAGAGGAATAAGTAGCATCCGCCTAGAACCAAGCCCGCATTAGTTTGCGGGCTTTTTCTTTGAGCGCAAGGATTTCCTTACAATGTTGGAATGTCCCAAGAAAGCAAATCAGCCAAATCCAGTCCTAGCTCGGTAACAGAGCCATCTAATTTTCTGCGCCAAATTATTGATCACGATTTAGCAAGTGGTGCATATGCTGGACGTAGCGATAGTGAGGGACATGGATTGCCAACAATCATTACGCGCTTCCCACCAGAACCCAATGGCTATCTGCATATTGGTCATGCCAAAAGCATTTGCCTCAATTTCGGCTTAGCCGAAGATTACAACCAGCTTCCCGGGGGAGCTCGTTGCAATATGCGTTTAGATGACACCAATCCCGTCAAAGAAGATGTGGAATATGCAGAGAGTATTTTGGATGCTGTGAAATGGCTTGGATTTGATTGGGGTACGCATCTTTATCATGCAAGCGATTATTTTGATCGCCTCTATGCATTTGCTGAAATTCTGATTCAGCATGGCAAGGCCTATGTTGATAGTCAAAGTGCGGACGACATTCACGCTAATCGCGGTAACTTTGGTCAAGCCGGAAAAAATAGTCCTGATCGCGAACGTACTGTCGAAGAAAATTTACAACTCTTTCGGGATATGCGTGACGGCAAGTTTCAAGATGGTGAGCACGTATTACGCTTAAAGATTGATATGTCGCATCCGAATATTGTGATGCGAGATCCCGTGGTGTACCGCATTCGCCATACTGATCACCATCGCACCGGAAACAAGTGGTGTATCTATCCGCTGTATGACTTCACGCATTGCATTTCTGATGCGCTTGAAAATGTCTCTCACTCAATCTGCACCCTCGAGTTTGAAAATAATCGCCCACTGTATGACTGGGTTCTAAATGCCCTAAAAGAAGCGGGCGTTTTCAAGGGCCCTCTGCCACGCCAATACGAATTCGCTCGCCTGAATTTGACTTACACCATTACCAGTAAAAGAAAACTGCTTCAGCTGGTAGAAGAAAAACATGTTGACGCTTGGGATGACCCCCGTATGCCCACGATTGTTGGTATCCGCCGGCGTGGCTACACCCCTGAAAGCATTCGTTTATTTTGCGAACGCATTGGTGTCTC
This genomic window contains:
- a CDS encoding tripartite tricarboxylate transporter TctB family protein, producing the protein MEIRNQKDFGAGLMYMVVGIFFAYLASQYQMGTPAKMGPGYFPFWIGILLTAIGLLVLVKSLSAKAAIEKIPAFNWKIIGLITGSVILYGVLLPIMGFAFAILVLVFTSAYASHEFNWRGTLVNAVVLAASTYLVFVLGLKLQFPLLPFFFQ
- a CDS encoding tripartite tricarboxylate transporter permease; the encoded protein is MDLFSNLALGFDTAFTLQNLLYCFIGCILGTLIGVLPGLGPIATIAMLLPATYALPPTAALIMLAGIYYGSQYGGSTTAILLNIPGETSSVVTAIDGYQMARNGRAGVALFTAGMGSFFAGCVATLVLAAFAAPLSQLAFKFGPAEYFSLMVLGLIGAVVLASGSLIKAIGMIVLGLLMGLVGTDVNSGVSRYAFDIPELSDGIGFVAVAMGVFGFAEIMTNLEKKGEDEGFLNKMTTMIPTKQDIKRMIPAILRGTTIGSILGILPGGGAALASFGAYSVEKKTSKYSHEFGKGAIEGVAGPESANNAAAQTSFIPLLTLGIPPNAVMALMVGAMTIHNIQPGPQVMTSNPALFWGLIASMWIGNMMLIILNLPLIGMWVQLLKIPYRFMYPAILVFCCIGVYTVNNTVFDVYITAVFGLVGYLFTKLGCEPPPLLLGFILGPMMEENFRRALLLSRGDFSTFFTRPLSLGLLIAAALLVVIVALPAVKKTREEAFVEE
- a CDS encoding glutamine--tRNA ligase/YqeY domain fusion protein, producing the protein MSQESKSAKSSPSSVTEPSNFLRQIIDHDLASGAYAGRSDSEGHGLPTIITRFPPEPNGYLHIGHAKSICLNFGLAEDYNQLPGGARCNMRLDDTNPVKEDVEYAESILDAVKWLGFDWGTHLYHASDYFDRLYAFAEILIQHGKAYVDSQSADDIHANRGNFGQAGKNSPDRERTVEENLQLFRDMRDGKFQDGEHVLRLKIDMSHPNIVMRDPVVYRIRHTDHHRTGNKWCIYPLYDFTHCISDALENVSHSICTLEFENNRPLYDWVLNALKEAGVFKGPLPRQYEFARLNLTYTITSKRKLLQLVEEKHVDAWDDPRMPTIVGIRRRGYTPESIRLFCERIGVSKADSWIDMSTLEQALRDDLEVRAPRATAVLKPLKLVIQNFDEQASELCSAPCHPQHPEWGNRDFHFTRELWIEADDFMKEPIKGFFRLYPPIGDQAGSRVRLRHGFVIECTGFEQDAAGNITQVNANYFPDSKSGTAGSNNYKVKGNIHWISAKEAVPAEVRLYDHLFNDPHPDSGDKNFLDAINPHSKQTITAYLEPCMKEVKPEERFQFERHGYFVADQLDSKPGKPVFNRTVGLKDSWK